TTGGATGATTATTATCCAATGGATGTCGCTGAGCGAGTCTTTGATACATTTATTGATTGGGCGCGTTATGCTGAACTTATCTATTATGATGCAAATACAGGAGTTATATCATTAGATGAGAATGCCGCAGAATATATCAAGAAAATGTAAGCTTAAATAATTGTAGTAGTTTTGCTTAATAATTTAATTTTAATAGCTCTTAGCAATTATTATTAAAACTATCTATATGAATTTCACCCAACAAAGTTTATATGACGTTGGGCACATTAATACTTTAACTCTAGTTCTATCTGTATATAAGTTTATGTTTGTTGTTATGACGTTGATAAAAAAGCCAATATCATATAATATTTAGAATTCTTATTATGATGTTTTTTTATTCAGGGCACTTATTTTGAATAATAGTATGGAGCTATTTGTACATTCGTCTAATTATATTTTACTGGCATCTGGCTTGATATTGTTTTTTGCTATCGTGTCGCAGTTTTTATCTTGGAGATTAAAGCTTCCATCGATACTTTTTTTGATTTTAAGTGGAATTATCTTAGGACCTTTATCTGAAGTAATATTTCAAAGTGGTTTTAAACTTGTTGATGGTAACATTATATTTGGTGAAGCTTTATCACCGTTTGTCTCAATCTGTGTCGCGATAATTCTCTTTGAAGGCAGTTTATCGCTAAATTTTAGTAAGATAAAAAGTGTAAGTAGTGTTGTTGTACTTCTAATTACCGTGGGTTTAGCAATTACTGTCGTACTTACGGCATTATTTTGCTATTATATTGTTGGTTTGAATCTAGAGCTATCTATGCTGATAGGTGGTATTACCTGTGTAAGTGGCCCAACTGTTGTGCCCCCGTTGATGAGAACTGTTAGACCTAAAAAGCAGATTGCAAATATCTTAAAATGGGAAGCTATACTTGTAGACCCTATCGGCGCATTAGTAGTTGTTTTTATGCTGGCATGGTTTGTTATTGGCGGTAATTTTGCTAATCAACCTAATGCAACAAGCACTTTTATCGCATATATGGTGTTTGTATGTATTTTAGGGATAACATCAGGATTTATTTTTGGCTTTTTAATTGGCTTAAGCTTCAGAAAACATTATATTCCAGAGTATCTAAAAAGCTTCTTTGTACTAGCAGTAATTGTGCTGGGCTTTATTATTTCTGATGCGGTTATGCATGGTGCTGGGCTGTTAATGGTAACAGTAGCAGGCCTGGTAATGGCAAATATGAAAGATATTAAAATGTCTGATATTGTCTCTTTTAAAGAGAACCTAAGTATTGTAATTATCTCAGTTCTTTTTATTGTCCTAGGAGCAGAGATAGATTTTAGTCTATTCAAAGATTATTGGTTAGATCTAATTGAGGTTTTCTTATTTTTACAGTTTATTTTACGACCGATAGTTATTTTTTTATGTTGTTTAGGTTCTAAAACAACTTTTGCAGAAAGAATCGTTATGGGGATTATTTATCCTCGTGGGATTGTGGCAGCATCAGTAGCTGCATTAGTAGCAGTTAAGATTATTAAATCACATCCTGAACTATACAATGAAGCAAATACTTTAGTATTCTTTGTCTTTATGATAATTGTTTTTACGGTAGTCTTTCAAAGTATTGTTACACCATATATTTCAAAAGCGTTGGGTGTTACTGAACCAGAAGGTAAAGGTTTCTTAATAATTGGTGGTAATAGGTTTGCACGTGAATTAGCAGAAATTTTCGTCAAAAATGATATCGAAGTGGTGATTACAGATTCGTCTTGGGGTAATGTGCAAAAATGTCGTCAGCTGGGCTTAAATACTTATTATGGCAGTCCTGTTTCAATTCATGCTGATTGGAGTATTAATTTGGTGGGTATCGGCGCGATGCTCGGATTATCAACAAGTGAGTATGTAAATGCTGTATCAGCTATGAAATATAAATACGAATTTGGCTCAAATAATGTTTATGTACTACGTACTGCTCAAAAAGAGAGTTACAAAGGTATCGGTGCGATAGAAACAAATTTAGCAAATTTATTATTTGATGAAGGTGTTGATTTTAATGTTTTGTTAGAAATGCTCAATCAAGGAGCTAAAATTAGAAGTACAAATATTACCCCTAACTACACTTTAGAGAAGTTTTTTAGTGATAATCCTAATGCTATTGCATTATTTACCATCGATGATAATGGCTATGCACAACCTTTTAGTAAGAATAAAAAGATTAAAATTGAGAGTTATAGTTTGATATCATTAAGAGATGATAATACTAAAAGTAAGGATCAGCTATGTCTAGATGTATAAGAAGCTTTAATGGTAAAGATCCTAAGGTAGCAGACTCAGCCTATGTTGATGAGTCAGCTGCAGTAATTGGAGATGTTATTCTCAAAGAAGATTCATCCGTATGGCCACAGGTCAGTGTAAGAGGAGATCTCTTAACAATCACTATTGGTAAAGGCACTAATATCCAAGATTGTAGCACACTTCATACCACTGAGTATCCTAAAGATTCTGGTCTAGGATTTGCGCTAACTATAGGTGACTATGTGACAGTAGGACATGGTGTTATCTTGCATGGCTGTGAGATAAAAAATAATTGTCTAATAGGCATGGGCTCAATAATACTTGATGGAGCTGTAGTCGAGCCATGGGTTTTTCTAGGTGCTGGTAGTTTGGTGCCACCAGGGAAGGTTCTTGAGTCAGGTTATATGTATTTAGGTTCACCAGTTAAACAAATCAGACCAATAAGTGAGCATGAAAGACAAATTATTAAAGAAAACGCTGAACAATATGTCAAAGTTAAAAATAGATATAAAGCACAAATTTAGCTTATTTATTGCTTTAATATTAATTATCTCACTATCATCTTGTGCTACAACGCGAACTAATGTTACAGCTATTACTACTAAGACAGTTTTTGACCGAGAGACTACTTATAATAACTTATTCAAGCTTAAAAAATGGCAAGCTAAGGGTGTTATTGGCATTATTTATGACAATCAGGCTGAATCTGCTAATTATATATATGTACAAGATGATGATAATTTTAGTATCAAACTTTATGGTCCATTAGGAATAGGTAGTGTTGAGATAAAAGGTGATGCTAACAATGTATCGCTAGAGAATAGTAAAGATCAAAAGCTAACAGCAAAGGATCCTAAATCTCTGATGTTAGAGCAATTAGGCTGGTATGTTCCAGTAGATGGATTAAAATATTGGATAAAAGCCATAGCGATACCAGGTATTAGACAAACTTCGAAACTAAACACTAACAATCTGTTAAGTAAACTATCCCAAAATGGTTGGAATATTTCTTATAGTAATTACGAACTAGTTGATTCTAAATATCCATTACCAACAAAGATTAGGATGTCTAGAGATAATCTAATTCTAAAAATCGTTATAAAATCATGGCAAATATAAAAGCTAAAAAATACTATAGTCATGCAAAGATAAATCTATTCTTGCATATATTAAACAAACGTGCTGATGGTTACCATAATCTGCAAACTTGGTTTACCTTTTTAGATCTAAAAGATCAGCTAACTTTTAGTTTTAATGATTCACGAGAGATTAATATTTCAAGTAATATCAACATTGCCTCAAAACAGGATAATTTAGTATATAAAGCTATCAAAAGTTTCCAACAGAGCTATGGTGTACAAGACATAGGTGCTAATATTGAGATTAAAAAAAATATTCCAATGGGAGCAGGGCTTGGAGGTGGAAGTTCAAATGCTGCAACTACACTTATAGCTTTACGCGATTATTACTTACCTGAATTGTCAAATGAGGAAATGATTCCCTTGGCTACAAAACTTGGTGCGGATGTGCCAATATTTCTTTATGGTAAATCTGCTTGGGCAGAAGGTATCGGTGAGGTATTGCACCATAAGGATTTTAGTCCACAGTATGTGCTCTTAATTAAACCTGATATTCACATCAGTACAAAAGAATTTTTTGCAAGTGAGAAGTTAATTAAGTCTACTGAACTGATATCTAAAGATTTAGACTTTGATAAAAGTATTATGCATAATGATTTTGAGAATGTCTTTTATGCAAAATATCCAGAGTTTAGTGAATACCTAAAAGAATTAGATAGTGATTTTAGAATGACAGGTACAGGTTGTTGTTTTTATTTACTCTCAGCAGATAAAAATAAACTTGATCAGCTTGCAAGAAAAATTAATAAACCTCTTGACAAATGGCTAGTCAAAACATTAAACTATGTCTACTAACTTGAGGTTAGTTTCTGTTGGGCTATCGCCAAGCGGTAAGGCAACGGGTTTTGATCCCGTCATTCCCAGGTTCGAATCCTGGTAGCCCAGCCATAAGAATTTAATCTTTTATATTTTTACAGCGCATAAAGTCTTTAAGTACTTGGCTTTTTGCTATAAGTTAATATTTTATAGTCGATTAGAATTTATTGCAAGATTGTGCTTCTAAATACATTATCTTACTTACAACCGCTTTTGTTTTTAATTTTTGTATATTTTTTGGTAAAGCAAAAAAAGAGTTGCGTAGTTATTTGCTATTTTGACATCTGCATAACCTTTTTTAGGGAAGATTGTTAACCTTAGTCAAGGTTTGCTGCCTGTAGGCTGTTATGTATACACTATAGCCTACTAGGCATAAAAGTAGTACATTCTGTCATCCCGAACTCGTTTCAGGATCTCAATAAAATCAACACTTATAATGAGATGCTGAAATAAATTCAGCATGACATTTTTATATGTAGAGTTAGCTATATTACAAATGATTTGCTATATCTGGAGTAGCTATATGGGGTATGCTACAACCAAAACCACAATAGTTCAGAGTTATTAGTCAAAAGAATGATAATGTTAAAGTGTTGTTTAGCATAGCTATAGTGCTGTTTATTCTTTATATCATCTAGGTGGTATTTTTATATTGCCGGGTTTTCCTTAGCAGCAGCAAATATAAATTTTATTTTTGCATTACCATAATATTGCTTATATTCTGTGACTAACTATTATTTTTTGATAATAATTATCTTAAGGGTCATAGTGTTGCTATATGATTAACTAAAAAATACTAGATAAAAGTTTTGCAGAGCTAGTATATAAATCGTTATACTATTTACATAGTAGATAAAATAAATATTTAGGAATTAATATGACTGCACAGTATCATATCGGCATACCAGGTGAAAAATGGGGATTGCAACAAAAACAACAATGGCTTACTGAACAAAATATCAAAAGATCTTATCAACAACAAGCAGAGGAAAAAATATTAGCATTACCTCAAAAAGGATTTGATATAGAAACTTATGGTAAATTAGAATATCCAGTAGGAAGTTATATTTTATATGCAATAAAGACTAAAAATTGGGACTCAAGTAAACCTTATGTTTTAATAACAGGGGGGGTACATGGCTATGAAACAAGTGGTGTTCAAGGCGCTATTAGCTTTGCTGAGACTAGAGCACAAGAGTTTGCCAAAGACTATAATATAGTTGTCTTGCCTTGTTTGAGCCCTTGGGGTTATGAAACAATCAACCGTTGGAATCCTAATGCTGTAGATCCAAATAGATCATTCTATTTAGACAGTGGCTGTCAAGAAGCTGTTTTGGCGATGAAATATGTTTTTTCATTAGGTGTTGAGTTTTTGATGCATATAGACTTACATGAAACAACAGATACAGATGATAGTGAGTTTAGACCAGCTTTGGCTGCACGAGAGGGTATTAGTATTAGTAAATGGACAATACCGGATGGTTTTTATTTAGTGGCAAATCAAAATAAACCACATTATGAGTTTCAAAAGCACATAATTGAAGCTGTAGCTAAAGTTACTCATATAGCTCCTACTGATCCAGATACAAATATTCTTGGAGATGACACTATAAAAGATGGGATTATGTCTTGTGATTCTGATAAAGAAAAACTGTGTATGTCTTTTACAACAGCTGAATATACTACGACTACAGAAGTTTACCCTGATAGTCCAAGAACAAATTCACAAGAATGTATTTTAGCCCAAGTAGAAACTATAGTTGCAGGATTAAACTTTCTTAAACAGAAAAAGTAAAAGGAATAATGAAATATGTTAAATGCCTTAATTAATGTTGTGAGTTTTTTAGTAAATATAATCTTTGGATTATACGCATTTATATTACTATTTAGATTTTTTCTTCAGTGGGTAAAAGCAGATTTTTATAATCCTGTTTGTCAGTTGGTTATGCGTGCAACAAATATCGTTATTCTGCCGCTGAGAAAATTTATCCCTGGTTTTTTAAATCTAGATTGGTCGTGTATAGTTGCGGTTTATATTGTATTTGCTATTGAAGATTTGCTTCTAGGTTGGCTTCATGGTTTTGGTTTTGAGTTAACTTTTATTTTGATTAAGCCTGTTATAGATATAATCTTTGCGATTATAAATATGTATGTATATTTGATAATAATAAGGGCTATTTCTAGCTGGTTTGTCCAAGGAGCTTATAATCCGCTTATTATGGTTATATGTCAAGTTACAGAGCCACTACTAGCAAAAGCAAGAGAAATAGTCAAACCTACAAGTTCAGGTTTTGATTTCTCACCGATTATAGTATTGGTTGCATTATTATGTATCCAAATATTTCTCCAAAGTGTTATTTTGCAACTTTTTCATTATTAATATTTATCTAATGAGTTTTATTTTAGCTGTGTATATTCAGCCTAACTCTGCTAAAAGTGAAGTTTGTGGAGTTTTTGATGGGTTGTTAAAGATTAAGATAGCCTCGCCAGCTATAGGTGGTAAAGCAAACAAGACTTTGATTGAGTTTATTGCTAAAGAGTTTAAGATTAAAAAGAAACTTATAAGGATAATAAAAGGCGAAACATCTAGAAAAAAATTATTAGAAATAAACCTCCCCAAAATTCCAGATAATTTAGTTCCGATAAAATTGGTAACTTAGCTGTTTTATAGTTTACAATAAGACAATCGATTTATATAAAATTTTCTTATAAAAATGTAAGAAATGAAAAGGATAACTTATATTTTAATAGGTATGTTTATATTTGCACATTTACAAGCCTCTGTAATCTTTGGCAATTCATTAGCAGCAGGTAAGAATACTGGTCAAAGTTGGGAAGATGCTTATACAACTATATAGCTAACCACGTATAAAAGTAGTATACTATTTTTATTTACTCTTATGGCATATTCACATCACTTTATAAAAAAGGTATTAAAGCTAAAATCAGAAGGTGTTAGCTTTTTAAAATTATCAAATAGATTTAATATTAGTGTTAGAAGTATCCAAGAGTGGTTAAAAGGTAATTTACCTAAAGATACAAGAAATAAGCCTAATACCAAACTTGATTTAGTTAAGTTAAAACAAGATGTATTAGACTATCCTGATGCATATCTAAAAGAAAGAGCAGAAAGGTTGGGAGTTAGCGAGCATTGTATTAGCTATAATCTTAAAAAGTTAGATGTTACATATAAAAAAACTCTGGTTCACCTCAAAGTAGACGAAGACAAGCGAAAATTATTTCAGAAAAAGATTGAACAATATAAAGCTAAAGGTTTGCCTATCTGTTACCTAGATGAATCTGGTCATGCATTAGATATGCCTAGAACATATGACTACGTTATTAAAGGAGAAAGATGTTATGGAACTTGTGACTGGGGAGCTAAAGATCGTACTACAGCTAACTACATATAAAAATGTCATGCTGAATTTATTTCAGCATCTCGCTATAATTTTGATTTGATTGAGATCCTGAAACGAGTTCAGGATGCCAGAGTGTACTATTTTTATGCCTAGTAGGCTACATATTGAATTAACTGTATGAGTGATGAGCAATTGATGCCTCCTTGTGATAGGTTACTTTATAGTAGCTCTTTATACAAATTATGGTTAGAAAAGCCTAATAATCTATATTTTTCTTATAAGAGTCATTTTATATGCAGCATCAC
This Francisella opportunistica DNA region includes the following protein-coding sequences:
- a CDS encoding cation:proton antiporter; protein product: MNNSMELFVHSSNYILLASGLILFFAIVSQFLSWRLKLPSILFLILSGIILGPLSEVIFQSGFKLVDGNIIFGEALSPFVSICVAIILFEGSLSLNFSKIKSVSSVVVLLITVGLAITVVLTALFCYYIVGLNLELSMLIGGITCVSGPTVVPPLMRTVRPKKQIANILKWEAILVDPIGALVVVFMLAWFVIGGNFANQPNATSTFIAYMVFVCILGITSGFIFGFLIGLSFRKHYIPEYLKSFFVLAVIVLGFIISDAVMHGAGLLMVTVAGLVMANMKDIKMSDIVSFKENLSIVIISVLFIVLGAEIDFSLFKDYWLDLIEVFLFLQFILRPIVIFLCCLGSKTTFAERIVMGIIYPRGIVAASVAALVAVKIIKSHPELYNEANTLVFFVFMIIVFTVVFQSIVTPYISKALGVTEPEGKGFLIIGGNRFARELAEIFVKNDIEVVITDSSWGNVQKCRQLGLNTYYGSPVSIHADWSINLVGIGAMLGLSTSEYVNAVSAMKYKYEFGSNNVYVLRTAQKESYKGIGAIETNLANLLFDEGVDFNVLLEMLNQGAKIRSTNITPNYTLEKFFSDNPNAIALFTIDDNGYAQPFSKNKKIKIESYSLISLRDDNTKSKDQLCLDV
- a CDS encoding gamma carbonic anhydrase family protein, with the protein product MSRCIRSFNGKDPKVADSAYVDESAAVIGDVILKEDSSVWPQVSVRGDLLTITIGKGTNIQDCSTLHTTEYPKDSGLGFALTIGDYVTVGHGVILHGCEIKNNCLIGMGSIILDGAVVEPWVFLGAGSLVPPGKVLESGYMYLGSPVKQIRPISEHERQIIKENAEQYVKVKNRYKAQI
- the lolB gene encoding lipoprotein insertase outer membrane protein LolB; its protein translation is MSKLKIDIKHKFSLFIALILIISLSSCATTRTNVTAITTKTVFDRETTYNNLFKLKKWQAKGVIGIIYDNQAESANYIYVQDDDNFSIKLYGPLGIGSVEIKGDANNVSLENSKDQKLTAKDPKSLMLEQLGWYVPVDGLKYWIKAIAIPGIRQTSKLNTNNLLSKLSQNGWNISYSNYELVDSKYPLPTKIRMSRDNLILKIVIKSWQI
- the ispE gene encoding 4-(cytidine 5'-diphospho)-2-C-methyl-D-erythritol kinase, producing the protein MANIKAKKYYSHAKINLFLHILNKRADGYHNLQTWFTFLDLKDQLTFSFNDSREINISSNINIASKQDNLVYKAIKSFQQSYGVQDIGANIEIKKNIPMGAGLGGGSSNAATTLIALRDYYLPELSNEEMIPLATKLGADVPIFLYGKSAWAEGIGEVLHHKDFSPQYVLLIKPDIHISTKEFFASEKLIKSTELISKDLDFDKSIMHNDFENVFYAKYPEFSEYLKELDSDFRMTGTGCCFYLLSADKNKLDQLARKINKPLDKWLVKTLNYVY
- a CDS encoding M14 family metallopeptidase, which gives rise to MTAQYHIGIPGEKWGLQQKQQWLTEQNIKRSYQQQAEEKILALPQKGFDIETYGKLEYPVGSYILYAIKTKNWDSSKPYVLITGGVHGYETSGVQGAISFAETRAQEFAKDYNIVVLPCLSPWGYETINRWNPNAVDPNRSFYLDSGCQEAVLAMKYVFSLGVEFLMHIDLHETTDTDDSEFRPALAAREGISISKWTIPDGFYLVANQNKPHYEFQKHIIEAVAKVTHIAPTDPDTNILGDDTIKDGIMSCDSDKEKLCMSFTTAEYTTTTEVYPDSPRTNSQECILAQVETIVAGLNFLKQKK
- a CDS encoding YggT family protein encodes the protein MLNALINVVSFLVNIIFGLYAFILLFRFFLQWVKADFYNPVCQLVMRATNIVILPLRKFIPGFLNLDWSCIVAVYIVFAIEDLLLGWLHGFGFELTFILIKPVIDIIFAIINMYVYLIIIRAISSWFVQGAYNPLIMVICQVTEPLLAKAREIVKPTSSGFDFSPIIVLVALLCIQIFLQSVILQLFHY
- a CDS encoding DUF167 domain-containing protein, with protein sequence MSFILAVYIQPNSAKSEVCGVFDGLLKIKIASPAIGGKANKTLIEFIAKEFKIKKKLIRIIKGETSRKKLLEINLPKIPDNLVPIKLVT
- a CDS encoding IS630 transposase-related protein; this encodes MAYSHHFIKKVLKLKSEGVSFLKLSNRFNISVRSIQEWLKGNLPKDTRNKPNTKLDLVKLKQDVLDYPDAYLKERAERLGVSEHCISYNLKKLDVTYKKTLVHLKVDEDKRKLFQKKIEQYKAKGLPICYLDESGHALDMPRTYDYVIKGERCYGTCDWGAKDRTTANYI